Proteins encoded within one genomic window of Glycine soja cultivar W05 chromosome 1, ASM419377v2, whole genome shotgun sequence:
- the LOC114416527 gene encoding probably inactive leucine-rich repeat receptor-like protein kinase IMK2, whose translation MGHNNTCHHHVKGFHTDPFQHSLSFASNGGGDRRRKCRSNEKSGSGGFICLPFFLFLLASTSTIQHVSGHLWDGVVVTQADFQALRVIKNELIDFKGVLKSWNDSGVGACSGGWAGIKCVNGEVIAIQLPWRGLGGRISEKISQLQSLRKLSLHDNALGGPVPLTLGLLPNLRGVYLFNNKLSGSIPPSLGNCPMLQSLDISNNSLSGKIPSSLARSTRIFRINLSFNSLSGSIPSSLTMSPSLTILALQHNNLSGSIPDSWGGTGKKKASQLQVLTLDHNLFSGTIPVSLGKLAFLENVSLSHNKIVGAIPSELGALSRLQILDLSNNVINGSLPASFSNLSSLVSLNLESNQLASHIPDSLDRLHNLSVLNLKNNKLDGQIPTTIGNISSISQIDLSENKLVGEIPDSLTKLTNLSSFNVSYNNLSGAVPSLLSKRFNASSFVGNLELCGFITSKPCSSPPPHNLPTQSPHAPSKPHHHKLSTKDIILIVAGILLLVLLVLCCFLLCCLIRRRAASSRKSSKTAKAAASARGVEKGASAGEVESGGEAGGKLVHFDGPFVFTADDLLCATAEIMGKSAFGTAYKATLEDGNQVAVKRLREKTTKGQKEFETEVAALGKIRHPNLLALRAYYLGPKGEKLLVFDYMTKGSLASFLHARGPEIVIEWPTRMKIAIGVTRGLSYLHNQENIVHGNLTSSNILLDEQTEAHITDFGLSRLMTTSANTNIIATAGSLGYNAPELSKTKKPSTKTDVYSLGVIMLELLTGKPPGEPTNGMDLPQWVASIVKEEWTNEVFDLELMRDAPAIGDELLNTLKLALHCVDPSPAARPEVQQVLQQLEEIKPDLAAGDDDGAKVQTTE comes from the exons ATGGGACACAACAACACTTGTCATCATCATGTCAAAGGTTTCCACACAGACCCTTTTCAGCATAGCCTCTCTTTTGCTTCAAATGGTGGTGGTGATAGGAGGAGGAAATGCCGGAGCAATGAAAAAAGTGGTAGCGGTGGTTTCATTTGCTTACccttttttctgtttcttttggCTTCCACTTCCACCATTCAGCATGTTTCAGGCCACTTGTGGGATGGGGTGGTTGTGACTCAGGCTGATTTTCAAGCCCTTAGGGTTATTAAGAATGAGCTTATTGACTTCAAAGGGGTGCTGAAAAGCTGGAATGACAGTGGTGTAGGTGCTTGTTCAGGAGGCTGGGCTGGAATCAAGTGTGTGAATGGTGAGGTTATTGCAATTCAGCTTCCTTGGAGAGGGTTAGGTGGGAGAATTTCAGAGAAAATTAGCCAACTTCAGTCTCTTAGGAAGCTCAGTCTCCATGACAATGCTCTTGGTGGTCCAGTTCCTTTGACACTTGGTTTGCTTCCTAACCTTAGAGGAGTTTATCTCTTCAACAACAAGCTTTCAGGTTCTATCCCTCCTTCCCTTGGAAACTGTCCAATGCTTCAGTCTCTTGATATTAGCAACAATTCCCTCAGTGGTAAAATCCCTTCTAGTTTAGCAAGATCCACTAGGATATTCAGGATCAATTTGAGCTTCAACTCACTTTCTGGATCCATTCCTAGTAGTCTCACTATGTCTCCTTCTCTAACCATTCTTGCACTTCAGCACAACAATCTCTCCGGTTCTATCCCAGATTCTTGGGGTGGAACTGGAAAGAAGAAAGCCTCTCAGCTTCAAGTTTTGACCCTTGATCACAATCTTTTTTCTGGAACTATCCCAGTTTCTCTAGGGAAGCTAGCTTTTCTTGAAAATGTTTCCTTGAGTCATAACAAAATTGTAGGGGCTATTCCAAGTGAGCTAGGTGCACTTTCCAGGCTTCAAATTCTTGATCTATCAAACAATGTCATCAATGGCAGCCTTCCTGCTAGCTTCTCTAACCTCTCTTCTCTTGTTTCATTGAATCTAGAGAGCAATCAACTTGCAAGCCATATTCCCGATTCTTTGGACAGGTTGCACAACCTTTCTGTGCTTAACCTGAAGAACAATAAGCTTGATGGCCAAATCCCAACAACAATTGGGAACATTTCAAGCATTAGCCAAATTGATTTATCTGAGAACAAATTAGTTGGAGAAATCCCAGATTCCCTTACCAAACTTACAAATCTCAGTTCATTCAATGTCTCCTACAACAACCTATCTGGTGCTGTTCCATCTCTACTTTCCAAAAGGTTCAATGCTAGCTCATTTGTTGGGAATCTTGAGCTATGTGGATTCATCACTTCAAAACCATGCTCTTCACCCCCTCCTCATAACCTTCCAACTCAATCACCACATGCTCCTTCCAAGCCGCATCACCACAAACTAAGCACCAAGGACATAATCCTCATAGTGGCAGGTATTCTCCTGTTGGTTCTGTTAGTACTGTGCTGCTTCTTGCTGTGTTGTTTGATCAGGAGAAGAGCTGCTTCAAGCAGAAAGAGTAGCAAGACTGCTAAGGCTGCAGCATCTGCCAGGGGTGTTGAGAAAGGTGCCTCAGCTGGCGAAGTTGAATCAGGAGGTGAAGCTGGTGGGAAACTAGTTCACTTTGATGGGCCTTTTGTGTTTACTGCTGATGATCTTTTGTGTGCAACTGCGGAGATAATGGGAAAAAGTGCATTTGGGACAGCATACAAAGCGACACTGGAAGATGGTAACCAAGTTGCTGTGAAGAGGTTGAGGGAAAAGACTACTAAAGGGCAGAAGGAGTTTGAAACTGAGGTTGCTGCACTTGGCAAAATCAGACACCCAAATCTCTTGGCACTTAGAGCCTACTATTTAGGACCAAAAGGAGAGAAGCTTCTTGTGTTTGATTACATGACCAAAGGAAGCCTAGCATCATTCCTTCATG CTCGCGGGCCTGAAATTGTTATTGAATGGCCAACAAGGATGAAGATAGCCATCGGAGTTACTCGCGGCTTGAGCTACCTCCACAACCAAGAGAACATTGTACACGGGAACCTTACATCAAGCAACATACTATTGGATGAGCAAACAGAAGCCCACATAACAGACTTTGGCCTCTCAAGGCTGATGACAACTTCTGCCAACACCAACATCATCGCTACTGCAGGAAGTCTCGGCTACAATGCACCAGAGCTTTCAAAGACCAAGAAGCCTTCCACAAAGACTGATGTGTACAGCCTCGGTGTCATCATGTTGGAGCTCTTGACCGGTAAACCGCCTGGGGAGCCAACCAATGGCATGGACTTGCCACAATGGGTGGCATCCATAGTTAAGGAAGAGTGGACTAATGAAGTGTTTGATTTGGAGCTCATGAGGGATGCACCAGCCATAGGGGATGAATTGCTTAACACATTGAAGTTAGCATTGCATTGTGTGGATCCTTCTCCAGCTGCTAGGCCTGAAGTTCAGCAAGTTCTGCAGCAATTGGAGGAGATTAAACCAGACTTAGCTGCAGGGGATGATGATGGAGCTAAGGTCCAAACAACTGAGTAA
- the LOC114416534 gene encoding PRA1 family protein B4-like: MSSTAAPVLPISNPQTTAAGGGAIEAPANNPAFRAFINNLSASLRHGLDQRRPWSELGDRSAFSKPESFSEATLRVRKNFSYFRVNYYAVVSLILAVSLLTNPFSLILLVGLLASWTFLYLFRPSDQPLVILGRTFSDFETLALLSAFTVFVVFLTSVGSVLVSALMLGVAVVCLHGAFRVPEDLFLDDQDNSQATGFLSFLRGPAASATAVPTVAARV; encoded by the coding sequence ATGTCCTCCACCGCGGCTCCCGTCCTTCCCATATCCAACCCCCAAACCACCGCCGCAGGCGGCGGCGCCATCGAGGCTCCGGCGAACAACCCGGCCTTCCGCGCCTTCATCAACAACCTCTCCGCGTCCCTCCGACACGGCCTCGACCAGCGCCGCCCGTGGTCGGAGCTCGGGGACCGCTCCGCGTTCTCGAAGCCCGAGTCCTTCTCCGAAGCCACCCTCCGCGTCCGCAAGAACTTCTCCTACTTCCGCGTCAACTACTACGCCGTCGTTTCACTCATTCTCGCAGTCTCTCTCCTCACCAATCCTTTCTCTCTCATCCTCCTCGTCGGCCTCCTCGCCTCCTGGACCTTCCTCTACCTCTTCCGTCCGTCAGATCAACCACTCGTTATTCTTGGCAGAACTTTTTCAGATTTCGAAACCCTAGCGCTCCTCTCCGCCTTCACCGTCTTCGTCGTCTTCCTCACCAGCGTTGGATCTGTTCTCGTCTCCGCTCTCATGCTTGGCGTCGCCGTCGTCTGCCTCCACGGCGCGTTCCGCGTGCCGGAGGATCTGTTTCTTGACGACCAGGACAACTCTCAGGCCACCGGATTCCTCTCCTTCCTCCGCGGCCCTGCCGCCTCCGCCACCGCTGTTCCCACCGTTGCCGCACGCGtttaa